The sequence CGACTACATgatcccattctgagtcgacaaaaacgtatttagttttcttataTAAAACATCTTCGGTGTTTTGCTAGAAATGttcaacagaaaacgaaaaatatctttaaccattctatcccattttttttcaaaagtgatctgactcaatatttaagacgtcaggcttagagtataaatgtaatcagatatgaatcagatcagtacaactttgtcaaagagtcAAAGTCGTGGCTTGAATTCCCAATGCCCTTGTGAAGTATTTTTAGAGCGCCTCTTTTTTATTAAACCCCAACTTCTTCACCGCTTatgcctcaaaccaggtttaagcgcatgACTAAGCATCGCTTAAAAGTTAAGAAGGCCCTAAGCCTTGAACGAAGTACATGATTttgtgttggattgatttgaaagacGGTTTTtgtcttcgagttttcaaaataacttcgtttacaataaatatttagtcgctaaccaaggtggcttcacgttcaattaccttttcaacaaatCAAAGATTCCTTTCAcatggcgctcacggagatgcagagattTCCTTTTAtaatcttataataatgagtatcaaactaattttcctctccttatCTTAAATTAACGATgaatacggggaattgacttaTATCCCattaacaattaattgcatattattcggcaactcggccgtacgaaaatcattttttgtaaaatatctaggctgtgcatatgcacagccatgATATCCCATTGTTAtgaaacaacttctcgcaagggcagctgttgtataattggtaatacctCCGTGTACTTAATGAAATAgggtgggttcaagtcccaccggcagccgaatcttttttcgcaatatctcgtGAAAAACACctcaaatggcaaacttaactatgtgtatcaaaattgaacatcttttccaaaaaaaaatataagactatgctgccgctaaccgcaagtcgagcacatctgtataagGGCCTCCAGTATGGGTCTCCTATAAAAGGGTTGAATTTGAAGGGAAATGATATCCTTCTGTTACAAGTTTTTGTAGGAGGCagtaaaaattatttcttcttaCCTGGCAAACTGCAGTCGTAAAAGCTTTGCGATCACGTTTCTGAACCACAATCTGAAAGACAtgtctttgtgcattttagaaaggtgcagaggattcctctagcgagcaaatgtatgctattaacaattctctatctgcgtatactatATTCGTATATACTGGTTTTAATTTtgctcaataccataaaaccacgctgattgATGAATATAACGTATGCTTCAACATTACACATTAGTCTTAAATGAAATTAGGTTCTAAATagaattcaaatcaaaatataaaaaatcacatttccTATATTATTATATACGTACTTATTGATATAaagctgaactgatataaaactgatcagattcgggagcacccactccaggatgaattcctttgaaagcggcacaaatgctatggggtattgccttatcgccaaagGTAAACGAGAacacggcgatttatcacagactgcttcttctgttactataattctattggtcgcaaggcagttatttgactttgagaaaatgaaatcaaaattgcgtacataatgtaaaatcaattcaataaaaattccgcggaaaaaaaaataaaatttcgtttcgtttcgaaaaatttcgaattaaatggacgttgatttcgtatcgtttcgaagtttcgaaagtaaatatatatttcgtttcgtttcatttcgaatcaacacatacattttaaatttcgtttcgtttcgtttcgttaggaaaaagtgtcttatcgcatacccttaacttTTACAAACTACAAACCATTTTTCCGGCAGTCTTCCAGACTTTATTGAACCACAAACCATGttcccagcggtcttccagatgcACATTGGGGTTATTCAAATAACGAACAATTTTCGGACGATTTCCATGTGATTTTTCTAACCAAAATATGTCATTCTCCGCACCTCATTAAATCAGCGTCAAGCCGTAAGGATAAAAAATACCTGAATGGATCGTCAAAATGTGTGACCCCAAATGTCCGAAGCGGGATAGGATGGCAAGGGCGCTCCGTGAATGCGTGCGCACGCCAGGGaaatctgacaagaagaggccgagtcatggcttgctgcttacCGATTGACACTCTGATGTGTGTACTTTGAACACACGCTAacggtaacttactcaaactcCACAGGTCCTATAGCGATTTCGACCATCGCTCAACTCACTTCAGAGTTTGATTTTATTGGTCCAATCAAGCTCAGAAGGTTCTTTAATTTTACTTGATCTTGATATTGACTAGATATGACTAAGTTTGATATCGTTTCTGAGTTATAGATCACTGATCACTAGCTCTGAGAGTGGTTCCGATTCAGAACTAGTAATGCACGAGCTGAATATTGAAGCATCCTAAAATCAGAGTTTTTACCTTTTAATATCTCTTCTTTTAAGTAAGATTCAAATTGTTCCAAAAGTAAATTATTGCATGTTCAATTTTACATAGAACTAAGGGACGCAAGTAAggatttcgccaagggcgctacGGATCTGGGGACAATTTATTAAATAATGCGCCATGAATACATCACAAATGTAATGTAAAACGTAGTtaataaaatcaaataaataaaatacaggTATCCCTAAAGTGTAAGTATTCTGTTGAGGTGCACAGTGATCTATGACAAAATATGAATCATGCTGGAAAACTTTATGGAAGGAAAGCCATCTATATCAGATATGTACAAATTATCTTGGATCCTATAAACTTTTTCTGATAACAATTTACAATCAATTGATGACTTTGGAATACTTAAAATTATGAACCAAACAGCAGCAAAAATTAATGTTCCTTTTTGTAGTTTACAGAATTTCGATTGACACCGAGCTCATCACTAGTGTTGTGGCTATTTGGAGAAACGGTGCTTTTGAAGACCAACAAATAGGAAAATCTGTTGCCGCGAGACGACGAAATCTACAGCTCACGCCTATTAGGACAACAGTGATCTACACTACGAATTATACACTTAGTCATTTCGATGATTATGAGTAAGTCGAGGGTGTAATCTATTATATTCATATATTTAAGCTTAGTCATCTGACAATCATTTCAGGAGCCCGCAAATTGACACAATTGCTCGCAATTCCTACCATATAGCGAGAGTTTTATACGATTTCTATCTCAATGCTACCATGAAGAGAAAGTACGCCACCAGTTGGTGTTATCCCAACATTGAAGGAATGTGCAGCGACATAATTGGCAACCGAACAGATTTTGGCGCTGCGTTGCTGTTCATGATACAGCCGCGATTGAAAGCACTTTCCTATACCAAGGTGCCAATTCGTACCCTGATTCGAATCATCTATAAAACTCCCAATTTGTCCACGACGGATAACATTTTTGAGCTGCCGTTCGATGCAAACGTGTGGAGTTGCACTGCTGGGTTATCTGTTTTAGCGGGTGGCCTTACCCTGGCCGCGTATCTTTTCAACAGAAAAACGGACGCCGCAAAGACACAGCCTTCAGATGCAGCATTCAATATAATCCCAGTCGCATGTCAACAAGGTTCAACCATCGAAGCCCACGGAATCAGTCGGAAGGCTTTCATTCTGGTGAGCTTAATTGGATTGATGTTCTTGGAAGTAAGCTATTCAGCGAAAATAATTTCGCTGATTCAAGCACCCTCGGAAAGGATCAGCACCTTGAAGGATCTCCTGGAGTCAAAACTAGAGCTAGCTACCGCCGATACGCCTTATAATCGTCATTATCTCTCTGTGAGTGGAAAAAGAATTTCGGTGATTGATTCAGGTGGAGATAATTGTATTTCCATTTCAGACGGATACAGAGCCGGTCCGACGAGCTCTGTATGAGAAGAAATTGTTACTGAAAAACGGTTCAATGAATATTTACAGTGTGAAAGATGGTATTGCAAAAATACGAGAGGTGAGGTTCTTTTTGTGTGTTCTTACAGGAGTTATGGAAAACGATTTTTATCACGAATGCTCTTTTTTCATCATCACAGGGTCTTTTTGCATACCACGTGTACACCTCCACTGCTTACCAGAGGGTGAGTGAGACTTACGATGAAGTTGAAAAGTGCTACTTGAGGGAATTAGTATTTTTCGCAAACAGCAAAGGCTACCTGCCGATGAAGATGAACTACACTTTCCGAGAGCACATAAACGTGGGCATGATGAGGATACTGGAAACGGGAGTATTCATTCGCGAACACAACAGAATGCACTTTAGCAAACCAAGCTGCGACAGGGCTGCGTCATTCAGACCGTTGACTGTGGTAGACATTAGGTTTTCTATTGAACTGATGGGCTGGGGGCTAGGAATTgctttcttattattattgggaGAAACCCTTTGGCGAAAATACAGGATTTCACGTATTCCTATATTCCCGTACGTAGAATAGTAGACCAATTCATAAAATATATGTAAGACATGATAATCGACTAGGACATAGTTTCCCAAAGTGGTGAGTCGCGACCCCCAGCCTGTGTAAATCTTATGGAAGGGGGTCGCGACCCCACAACTTTGGGAAGCAATGGACTAGGATATTTTTTTAACCCAAATATATCCGGTTCTACAGCTTGTTTGTGGGCTTTCACAAAGTTGTCCATTTATAGCCGGTTCTTTTTTAAAtactgttttaatatttttttgagttCCTACAAAGTAACGCTCCCAATGAAGTTCCCCGTATGAATTTTATACGACTCTCGCTACTTTCTGCTTAGCTTCCTCGTCATCTTTCAGCGACTGAATTCCCTATCTTTACTGCAtgtgaattaattaatttatttccaGAAATAGTCAGAAAGACGTTTTATATGTAAGCAGGGCTTAAGGttttgaaaaatcgattgaataTATGTTTTAAGTGTTgtgatgttttcattttccgaaTTAACCAATTTAGTATCTCCCTTGCCCTCCTCCTCTTAATTTCATGAACTTGGCACCTATGCTCATAATTGTAAAGCtatattaggccgttacaaatattcaatTAACATTATTACCTACTGGTCTCTGACAGGTCTGGGGGGgaaggataataaaaaataaataataaaatgaaaaaataattatttgtatcggcctgattgtttattattattgtatatTATTTCCATTGTTACCGCCCTTTCTCGCTACTTGAGGATGATTGATATTCAGATGATTGAATCgaccttttttctttttgtttttcgaTTATAGGCCCAGTGATCAATCCATTATAAGTGAAACCCTCTCAAAAGATGAATATGATATAAAAAATATCTACAATTACT comes from Armigeres subalbatus isolate Guangzhou_Male chromosome 2, GZ_Asu_2, whole genome shotgun sequence and encodes:
- the LOC134210155 gene encoding uncharacterized protein LOC134210155, whose amino-acid sequence is MTVTHKPHVMQLHNDSVENLALLDTLEPHQHLAVIDRACPNSERFLVEARYRIYHKIRWVLLDSTEDSAGAEQKETDMLRFVNALEVTGSCNLFYFTMSKEGELVAKDVYRISIDTELITSVVAIWRNGAFEDQQIGKSVAARRRNLQLTPIRTTVIYTTNYTLSHFDDYESPQIDTIARNSYHIARVLYDFYLNATMKRKYATSWCYPNIEGMCSDIIGNRTDFGAALLFMIQPRLKALSYTKVPIRTLIRIIYKTPNLSTTDNIFELPFDANVWSCTAGLSVLAGGLTLAAYLFNRKTDAAKTQPSDAAFNIIPVACQQGSTIEAHGISRKAFILVSLIGLMFLEVSYSAKIISLIQAPSERISTLKDLLESKLELATADTPYNRHYLSTDTEPVRRALYEKKLLLKNGSMNIYSVKDGIAKIREGLFAYHVYTSTAYQRVSETYDEVEKCYLRELVFFANSKGYLPMKMNYTFREHINVGMMRILETGVFIREHNRMHFSKPSCDRAASFRPLTVVDIRFSIELMGWGLGIAFLLLLGETLWRKYRISRIPIFPYVE